CTCCTCAGTACCGGCCGGGAGGGTGTCCGGCGCTGAGAAAAAGATCTGCGAGGCTGAGTGCTACCCGGTTCGATACCGGGTGCAGAGTGGTTGCCACGGATGATCGGTAGGATTGACCTCCAACTGACCTACGGAGAGTTACCCCCTTTGACATCGTTCATCGAGCTAGGCGTCCCCGCCGTTCTGTCCGGCGCCCTCGCCGAGCTCGGCATCACCACACCGTTCCCGATCCAGGCGGCCACGCTGCCTGACTCGCTCGCCGGCCGTGACCTGCTCGGCCGTGGGCGTACCGGATCCGGGAAGACGTACGCGTTCCTGCTGCCGGTGGTCACCCGCCTGGCCGCCGGCAAGACGCGTCCGAAAGCGGGCCGCCCGCGTGCGCTGATCCTGGCGCCCACCCGGGAGCTGGCCACTCAGATCGAGGCGAGCCTGCGTCCGCTGGCCGCCGCGATGGGCCTGAGCACCCTCACCGTCTTCGGCGGGGTCGGCGCGAACCCGCAGATCGCCGCGCTCCGCAAGGGCGTGGACGTGCTGGTCGCCTGCCCGGGACGGCTCGACGACCACATCCGTAACGGGCACGCCTCGCTGGACGCCGTCGAGATCACCGTGCTGGACGAGGCCGACCACATGGCCGACCTGGGCTTCCTGCCGGTGGTCCGGCGGCTGCTCGGGCAGACCCCGGCCGGCGGGCAGCGGCTGCTGTTCTCGGCGACCCTGGACAACGGCATCGACGTCCTGGTCAAGCAGTTCCTCCGGAAACCCGTCACGCACCACGTGGACGCGGCCGCCCAGGCGCCCGTCGAGATGGACCACCACGTGCTGCACGTCCAGCCGGACGACCGGTTCCCGGTGCTCGTCGAGCTGCTCGCGGCGCCCGGCCGGTCGGTGGTCTTCACCCGGACCAAGCGACGTGCCAAGGTGCTGACCCGGCAACTGATCGCGGCCGGGGTACCGGCCGTCGAGCTGCACGGCAACCTGGCGCAGAACGCGCGGAACCGGAACCTGTCCGCGTTCGCCGACGGGAGCGCGGAGACGCTGGTGGCCACCGACATCGCCGCCCGCGGCATCCACGTGGACGACGTGACGCTGGTGGTGCACGCCGATCCGCCGGTGGAGCACAAGGCGTACCTGCACCGGTCCGGCCGGACGGCCCGCGCCGGCGCCCGCGGCACGGTGATCACGCTGATGACCGACGACCAGCAGGCCGACGTGCGCGACCTGGCGCGCAAGGCGGGGATCCGGCCGGTGACCCGGCGGGCGC
This window of the Actinoplanes oblitus genome carries:
- a CDS encoding DEAD/DEAH box helicase produces the protein MIGRIDLQLTYGELPPLTSFIELGVPAVLSGALAELGITTPFPIQAATLPDSLAGRDLLGRGRTGSGKTYAFLLPVVTRLAAGKTRPKAGRPRALILAPTRELATQIEASLRPLAAAMGLSTLTVFGGVGANPQIAALRKGVDVLVACPGRLDDHIRNGHASLDAVEITVLDEADHMADLGFLPVVRRLLGQTPAGGQRLLFSATLDNGIDVLVKQFLRKPVTHHVDAAAQAPVEMDHHVLHVQPDDRFPVLVELLAAPGRSVVFTRTKRRAKVLTRQLIAAGVPAVELHGNLAQNARNRNLSAFADGSAETLVATDIAARGIHVDDVTLVVHADPPVEHKAYLHRSGRTARAGARGTVITLMTDDQQADVRDLARKAGIRPVTRRARPGDALLAELAPGERTFVSPAPVQPASPARPASPESAGSSRRRRGGRGPSGAGAAPAAGRGATSTAGRGAAPAGRGATSVADRGAASGSGRGAASGSGRGAADKAGSPTPRSGQSRTNRSGTPQPRPSTGGGAAAFSARAGGRRAGR